A portion of the Lolium rigidum isolate FL_2022 chromosome 1, APGP_CSIRO_Lrig_0.1, whole genome shotgun sequence genome contains these proteins:
- the LOC124679861 gene encoding uncharacterized protein LOC124679861, with protein MSFALRSISLPSRHHTREAEVQEDLDSLETSISSSITIKTMCDGLRRLGDIYCDVEEIIQLPSNQVCSSQHRKMLDGEMECSLQLLDLCNTMQQIFVELKAIIQELQLALRKGEDATIQARILSYIQLLKKAGKHFKKTTTKKTSDKMDCGMVSLLTKASEMALSLHESTVHLLSKKIEAPKQSLISKAFHKKKVVVCEEQLQDLECSMGDLESGAGHLFRRLIQSRVSLLNILSS; from the coding sequence ATGTCTTTTGCTCTAAGATCGATAAGCCTGCCATctaggcatcacaccagagaggcGGAAGTACAAGAAGATCTGGACAGCCTAGAGACAAGCATCTCATCATCCATTACCATCAAGAcgatgtgtgatggtttgaggagGCTTGGTGACATCTACTGTGATGTTGAGGAGATCATCCAGTTGCCAAGCAACCAGGTTTGCTCCTCACAGCACAGGAAGATGCTGGATGGAGAGATGGAATGTTCTCTCCAGCTGCTGGATCTCTGCAACACCATGCAACAGATCTTCGTCGAGCTGAAGGCCATCATCCAAGAACTGCAATTGGCTCTAAGAAAAGGAGAAGACGCAACTATCCAAGCCAGGATCCTGTCTTATATCCAATTGCTGAAGAAGGCTGGAAAACATTTCAAGAAAACTACCACAAAGAAGACGTCTGACAAGATGGACTGCGGGATGGTCAGTCTACTGACCAAGGCCAGTGAGATGGCTCTCTCTCTACATGAGTCCACAGTGCACCTCTTGTCAAAAAAAATCGAAGCACCTAAACAGTCCCTTATTTCCAAGGCATTTCACAAGAAGAAAGTTGTTGTTTGCGAGGAGCAATTGCAGGACTTAGAGTGCAGTATGGGAGATCTTGAGAGTGGAGCAGGACATCTGTTCCGGAGATTGATTCAGAGCAGAGTTTCTCTCCTAAACATTCTTAGCTCATAG
- the LOC124679877 gene encoding uncharacterized protein LOC124679877 → MAFHLRSISLPSRPQANEAEVEQELLSIEASISSSTTISTMCDGLRRLGDIYNGVEDIIGLPSNHVGKMLDGEMERSLELLDLCSSMQEIFMEMKAIIQELQVALRKGDDATTQAKIMSYTRLAKKAKKHFKKTTKKATSEGGRMVMLLTKAREISVSLLESTIHLLSKQIEMPKKSLVSKAFHKKKAVVREEQLQELECSIGDIESGAGHLFRKLVQNRVSLLNILSS, encoded by the coding sequence ATGGCTTTCCACCTAAGATCGATAAGTTTGCCTTCAAGGCCTCAGGCCAACGAGGCCGAAGTCGAGCAAGAGTTGCTGAGCATAGAGGCAAGcatctcttcctccaccactatcagcaccatgtgtgatggtttgaggagGCTTGGAGACATCTACAATGGTGTTGAAGATATTATTGGCCTCCCAAGCAACCACGTTGGGAAGATGCTAGATGGAGAGATGGAGCGCTCTCTTGAGCTGTTGGATCTCTGCAGCAGCATGCAAGAGATCTTCATGGAGATGAAggccatcatccaagagctgcaagTGGCTCTAAGAAAAGGAGATGATGCAACTACTCAAGCAAAGATCATGTCTTATACTCGTTTGGCGAAGAAGGCCAAGAAACATTTCAAGAAGACCACGAAGAAGGCTACATCGGAGGGTGGCAGGATGGTCATGCTATTGACAAAGGCTAGAGAGATTTCTGTATCTCTACTGGAGTCCACAATCCATCTTTTGTCGAAGCAAATCGAAATGCCTAAAAAGTCTCTCGTCTCCAAGGCATTTCACAAGAAGAAGGCAGTTGTTCGCGAGGAGCAATTACAGGAGTTAGAGTGCAGTATCGGCGATATTGAGAGCGGAGCAGGACATCTATTCAGGAAACTGGTTCAGAATAGAGTTTCTCTCCTAAACATTCTTAGCTCATAG